From Thalassoglobus sp. JC818, one genomic window encodes:
- the xylB gene encoding xylulokinase: protein MGVYLGIDIGTSGTKTLAIKEDGTILASATAEYPLSSPHPGWSEQDPEDWWTASAETVRKVLAAAKISPADVKGIGLSGQMHGSVFLDADGKVIRPALLWNDQRTVKECEEIESRAGGRTALIEMVANPALTGFTAPKILWLRNHEPHHYEKLSKVLLPKDYVRYRLTGEFASEVSDASGTLLLDVRRRQWSQELLTRLEIDPALLPEVYESEEVSGKLHAAAAAALGLPEGVPVVGGGGDQAASAIGNGIVSRGVISATMGTSGVVFAHSDEVQIDAGGRIHTFCHAVRDKWHVMGCVLSAGGSLQWYRNQFALAEVAAAKGMGVDPYELLTAEANRAPAGSEGLFFLPYLTGERTPHADPHARGTWVGMSLRHQKAHFVRSVMEGATFAMRDCLELIREMNIPIEQIRVSGGGARSKFWRQLQADVYGQNVVTINAEEGPAFGVALLAAAGTGAYSSVVEACEATIRVETETETNTSAKASYNRAYPIFQKLYQSLKSDYKSIAEFVEAESNDGKTV, encoded by the coding sequence ATGGGTGTGTATTTAGGAATCGACATCGGCACAAGTGGCACCAAAACACTTGCCATTAAAGAAGATGGAACGATTCTCGCGTCAGCGACAGCTGAGTATCCGCTCTCAAGTCCGCACCCGGGCTGGTCCGAACAGGATCCTGAAGACTGGTGGACTGCTTCTGCAGAAACTGTTCGAAAAGTGCTGGCAGCAGCAAAAATCTCACCGGCGGATGTGAAAGGCATTGGCCTCAGTGGACAGATGCATGGTTCCGTGTTTCTGGATGCTGATGGGAAGGTGATTCGACCAGCTTTGCTCTGGAACGATCAACGGACGGTGAAAGAGTGCGAAGAAATCGAATCACGAGCTGGGGGCCGAACCGCTCTCATTGAGATGGTTGCCAACCCGGCACTGACAGGGTTCACCGCTCCCAAGATACTCTGGCTTCGCAATCACGAACCGCATCACTACGAAAAACTCAGCAAGGTTCTCCTGCCGAAAGATTACGTGCGATACCGGCTCACGGGGGAGTTCGCTTCCGAAGTGAGCGATGCATCGGGAACACTGTTGCTCGATGTGAGACGTCGGCAGTGGAGTCAGGAGTTGTTGACCCGACTCGAAATTGACCCCGCGTTGCTGCCGGAAGTTTACGAGTCCGAAGAAGTGAGCGGAAAGCTGCATGCAGCAGCCGCAGCGGCGTTGGGATTGCCGGAGGGTGTTCCCGTCGTCGGTGGAGGTGGAGATCAGGCAGCCAGCGCGATCGGAAACGGAATCGTCAGCCGAGGAGTCATTTCGGCCACGATGGGAACGAGTGGTGTTGTCTTCGCCCACAGCGACGAAGTGCAAATCGACGCTGGCGGGAGAATTCATACGTTCTGTCATGCGGTGCGTGACAAATGGCATGTCATGGGGTGCGTGCTTTCCGCCGGAGGAAGCTTGCAGTGGTACCGAAATCAGTTCGCACTGGCAGAGGTCGCGGCGGCTAAGGGGATGGGCGTTGACCCTTACGAATTGCTGACCGCCGAAGCTAACCGTGCACCTGCTGGTTCGGAAGGTCTGTTCTTTCTGCCGTATTTGACGGGCGAACGAACTCCACATGCCGATCCACATGCTCGCGGCACGTGGGTGGGAATGAGCTTGCGGCATCAGAAAGCTCACTTCGTTCGCTCGGTCATGGAAGGAGCGACTTTTGCGATGCGAGACTGTTTGGAACTGATTCGGGAAATGAACATCCCGATCGAACAGATTCGAGTCTCAGGCGGTGGTGCACGCAGCAAGTTCTGGCGACAATTGCAGGCCGATGTCTACGGTCAGAATGTCGTGACGATCAACGCGGAAGAAGGACCGGCATTTGGTGTCGCTTTGTTGGCAGCTGCCGGGACCGGAGCATATTCCAGCGTCGTGGAAGCCTGCGAAGCAACGATTCGAGTCGAAACCGAAACCGAGACGAACACATCGGCCAAGGCCAGCTACAATCGGGCTTATCCCATTTTCCAAAAGCTCTATCAGTCATTGAAGTCCGATTACAAGTCGATCGCCGAGTTTGTGGAAGCGGAATCGAACGA